A genomic window from Astatotilapia calliptera chromosome 12, fAstCal1.2, whole genome shotgun sequence includes:
- the LOC113033424 gene encoding regulator of G-protein signaling 3-like isoform X3 codes for MDSASLCSRKRPCDGAVLHLHQEAQQPFRKRGEGRRGDCKENRDPRDNLQRKRRDRRGAQTTNQFTPTSVFRCGSEIQIRRAEIRVALIRKTRIQTGSSGLDPVQGLTEPQRDQQPAQSTWVRTLSEVRPGSMGSIPETRTRRRKKVQPSAFRGRGQLRLSVTRELQQLIIHIHEARGLMGQSQRSCDSYVKLALTYDLQRSIRIKTDTVYNNKNPKYECRFKLWIRGEFMPSRLLVSVFRRPADNRRSQLIGCMSFRIGSLVSSCEPLNGWFYLLAEEYGWSKHLRVTSHRSKPTRSSEEACVDIRADLRRTPDSTPDSDLNHIVDAASSTGASTASLTKSTSTSATSTSGPKDLISSLHSEVTSYSSHASTLYTNTSQQYAGRDGSAMQRMEVSIARGKDGFGFTICSDCPVRVQAVDPGGPAHQSGLRQGDSVLQLNGLPVETWKCVDLAHAIRSCQSQIVLVVWRSLPEVRSACDAMLRPHTHSATTGRKLLSNPTQSKQDRKWGQGSGVRASLGALGSLWRDRNEDREEEEEEEDQEMYTPHTTTLKGTRVTSSNGDNYIILSPVSTEGQLLQPVYHDRTGSIGHLYQTRPRGPNVLHDSCLGSLQRPFTRQISTLPPPLSSTSSALPRNYGNYQNCTIVQSHVPCSGYGTYVTMAPKTVIFPIFVQPLDLCSPDRALLMSEEMILHQADLLPAKVTVLIYTDLLLLTREDEAGRCNVLQSPVFLNTLKLREALSEPLHLYFLQSAPSRRRLFSLEAFSIEQKVRVSLCLHDNIQPQLVTTEATHTQQLSDLPSDFGFLSLGQSDPLYCPSSPYSSLCDSLRPPSPSSYSPSAPFSSSTLPPAPVSLLSPYSSSPPSRNIISSAQLLPSPHRPSSTLRSPIWKERAGAEEEEERRKRRREEEEVEERQQGEGESASETSENAGGVGGRGFLLSPHHFNMNQESDRDEEEEKFIFRPPVLRRSLSEGSLLREPRSPHFLSDSTIHRLTRPVNFDLSPNSSPTSRAPSPHTLRKQLTGEGGSLHQMLMLLNGTKAGEPRNRQLKKKTLAADVRSRLAFLRMWKNGAGVHGSSLEKALKNNRPSAKEVLRWAESLESLLSNQYGLTVFRHFLRSEFSEENLDFWLAVERFKKTRPSNKMAARAAKIYDHFISTTASRQVNVDSAIREATNQSLRLGVSSASFQLAQEQIFNLMETDSYPRFLKSRLYTQLASHNTEQRIRPTRDEGLI; via the exons GCCCTGTGATGGAGCTGTCCTCCACCTGCACCAGGAGGCCCAGCAGCCATtcaggaagaggggggagggaagGAGAGGAGACTGTAAGGAGAACAGAGACCCTCGGGATAATCTGCAGAGGAAGAGAAGGGACCGGAGAGG GGCTCAGACCACAAACCAGTTCACACCTACTTCTGTTTTTCGGTGTGGCAGCGAGATCCAGATCCGCAGAGCTGAAATCCGAGTGGCTCTAATCAGGAAGACCCGGATTCAGACTGGGTCGAGCGGATTAGACCCGGTTCAGGGTCTGACTGAGCCACAGCGGGACCAGCAACCAGCCCAGAGCACATGGGTCAGAACCCTGTCCGAG GTTAGACCCGGGTCCATGGGGAGCATTCCTGAGACCAGGACCAGAAGGAGGAAGAAGGTCCAGCCGTCTGCGTTCAGAGGCAGAG GTCAGCTGCGACTGTCAGTCACCAGAGAGCTGCAACAGCTGATCATTCACA TCCATGAGGCCAGAGGGCTGATGGGACAATCCCAGAGATCATGTGACTCCTATGTGAAG CTGGCCCTGACCTATGACCTGCAACGCAGCATCAGGATTAAAACTGACACGGTCTACAACAACAAGAACCCAAAATACGAGTGCCGCTTTAAGCT gtgGATCAGAGGAGAGTTCATGCCGAGCAGGTTGCTGGTTTCAGTGTTCAGACGACCTGCTGACAACAG GCGCAGTCAGCTGATTGGCTGTATGAGCTTCAGGATTGGCTCTCTCGTCTCATCCTGTGAG CCCCTCAATGGTTGGTTCTACCTCTTGGCGGAGGAGTATGGGTGGAGCAAACACCTGAGAGTGACATCACACAGAAGCAAACCAACAAGAAGCTCTGAAGAGGCGTGTGTGGACATCAGAG CAGACCTTCGGAGGACTCCGGACTCCACCCCTGATTCTGACCTGAACCACATCGTTGATGCGGCTTCCTCCACCGGTGCGTCCACGGCCAGCCTGACAAAGTCCACCTCCACCAGTGCCACCAGCACCAGCGGGCCAAAAGACCTGATCTCCAGCCTCCACTCTGAGGTCACCAGCTACAGCAGCCACGCCTCCACACTGTACACCAACACCAGCCAGCAGTACGCTGGCCGAGACGGCAGCGCTATGCAGCGAATGGAG GTGAGCATCGCTCGAGGAAAAGATGGATTCGGTTTCACCATCTGCTCTGACTGCCCGGTCAGAGTGCAGGCGGTAGATCCAG GCGGTCCGGCTCATCAATCTGGACTCCGTCAGGGAGACTCGGTCCTGCAGCTCAATGGGCTTCCTGTAGAGACCTGGAAGTGCGTCGACCTTGCCCATGCCATCAG GAGCTGTCAGTCTCAGATTGTGTTGGTGGTGTGGAGAAGTTTACCTGAGGTCCGGTCAGCATGTGACGCTATGctccgcccacacacacacagcgcg ACGACAGGCAGGAAGTTGCTGTCTAACCCCACCCAAAGCAAACAAGACCGCAAATGGGGTCAGGGGTCAGGGGTCCGGGCCAGTTTGGGAGCTCTAGGTTCTCTATGGAGGGATAGaaatgaggacagggaggaagaggaagaggaggaagaccaGGAGATGTACACACCTCACACCACCACCCTGAAGGGCACACGTGTGACATCATCAAATGGAGACAATTACATCATCCTGTCACCTGTCAGCACAGAAGGGCAG CTGCTGCAACCAGTTTATCACGACAGGACTGGGTCGATCG GACATCTGTACCAGACTCGCCCCAGAGGTCCGAACGTCCTCCACGACTCGTGTTTGGGGTCGTTACAGAGACCTTTTACCAGGCAAATCTCCACCCTGCCTCCACCTCTTTCCTCCACATCTTCGGCCCTGCCCAGAAACTATGGCAACTACCAGAATTGCACCATCGTTCAGTCACATGTGCCCTGCTCAGGATATGGAACCTACGTCACCATGGCGCCCAAAACCGTCATCTTCCCTATTTTCGTCCAG ccTCTCGATCTCTGCAGTCCAGACAGAGCGCTGCTGATGTCTGAAGAGATGATCCTGCACCAAGCCGACCTGCTGCCTGCAAAG gtgaccGTGTTGATCTACACTGACCTGCTGCTACTTACCAgagaggatgaagctggacgCTGTAACGTCCTGCAGAGTCCGGTGTTCCTGAACACATTGAAGCTCAGAGAGG ctcTGTCGGAGCCGCTCCACCTGTACTTCCTGCAGAGCGCTCCGAGCCGCCGCCGCCTCTTCAGCCTGGAGGCGTTCAGCATCGAGCAGAAGGTCCGAGTCAGCCTGTGTCTCCACGATAACATCCAGCCGCAGCTCGTCACCACGGAGGCCACACACACCCAGCAG cTGTCAGACCTCCCCTCAGACTTTGGCTTCCTCTCTCTCGGGCAGTCTGACCCCCTCTATTGTCCTTCATCTCCTTACTCTTCGCTCTGTGACTCCCTTAGACCTCCCTCCCCATCTTCTTACTCCCCCAGTGctcccttctcctcctccactcTTCCTCCTGCTCCCGTCTCCCTTCTCTCTCCCTACTCCTCCTCACCACCTTCCAggaacatcatctcctcagcTCAGCTCCTCCCTTCACCTCACCGTCCCTCCTCCACTCTAAGGAGTCCTATCTGGAAGGAGAGAGCAGgagcagaagaggaagaggagaggaggaagaggagacgggaggaagaggaggtggaggagcgGCAACAGGGGGAGGGGGAGAGTGCCTCAGAGACTTCAGAGAACGCGGGTGGTGTCGGGGGGCGGGGCTTCCTGCTCAGCCCTCACCACTTCAACATGAACCAGGAGAGTGACCGTgacgaggaggaagagaagtttATCTTCAGACCACCAG TCCTACGTCGCTCGCTCTCCGAGGGTTCTCTGCTGCGAGAACCTCGATCGCCCCACTTCCTGTCCGACAGCACCATCCACCGCCTCACCCGTCCTGTGAACTTTGACCTCAGCCCCAACTCGAGCCCCACCTCCCGAGCCCCCTCCCCCCACACTCTGAGGAAGCAGCTGACCGGAGAGGGGGGGTCTCTGCACCAAATGCTGATGCTGCTCAACGGGACCAAG gctgGAGAACCCAGAAACCGACAGCTGAAGAAGAAAACTCT AGCAGCTGATGTTCGAAGCCGCCTGGCGTTTCTGCGAATGTGGAAAAATGGCGCTGGTGTCCATGGAAGCAGTTTGGAGAAAGCGCTGAAAAATAACAG acCGTCTGCAAAGGAGGTGCTGAGGTGGGCGGAGAGTCTGGAGTCCCTGCTGTCCAATCAGT ATGGTCTGACGGTGTTCCGTCACTTCCTGAGGTCAGAGTTCAGTGAAGAGAACCTGGACTTCTGGTTGGCTGTGGAGAGGTTTAAAAAGACACGTCCCTCCAACAAGATGGCTGCCAGAGCTGCAAAAATCTACGACCACTTTATTTCTACGACTGCATCGAGACAG GTCAATGTGGACTCTGCCATCAGAGAGGCAACCAATCAGAGCCTGCGCCTTGGCGTTAGCTCCGCCTCCTTCCAACTGGCGCAGGAGCAGATTTTCAACCTGATGGAGACGGACAGTTACCCACGATTCCTCAAGTCCCGCCTCTACACCCAGCTGGCCAGTCACAACACAGAGCAGCGGATCCGACCAACCAGAGACGAGGGGTTGATCTGA
- the LOC113033424 gene encoding regulator of G-protein signaling 3-like isoform X4 — protein MLVHRPCDGAVLHLHQEAQQPFRKRGEGRRGDCKENRDPRDNLQRKRRDRRGAQTTNQFTPTSVFRCGSEIQIRRAEIRVALIRKTRIQTGSSGLDPVQGLTEPQRDQQPAQSTWVRTLSEVRPGSMGSIPETRTRRRKKVQPSAFRGRGQLRLSVTRELQQLIIHIHEARGLMGQSQRSCDSYVKLALTYDLQRSIRIKTDTVYNNKNPKYECRFKLWIRGEFMPSRLLVSVFRRPADNRCVHLLRRSQLIGCMSFRIGSLVSSCEPLNGWFYLLAEEYGWSKHLRVTSHRSKPTRSSEEACVDIRADLRRTPDSTPDSDLNHIVDAASSTGASTASLTKSTSTSATSTSGPKDLISSLHSEVTSYSSHASTLYTNTSQQYAGRDGSAMQRMEVSIARGKDGFGFTICSDCPVRVQAVDPGGPAHQSGLRQGDSVLQLNGLPVETWKCVDLAHAIRSCQSQIVLVVWRSLPEVRSACDAMLRPHTHSATTGRKLLSNPTQSKQDRKWGQGSGVRASLGALGSLWRDRNEDREEEEEEEDQEMYTPHTTTLKGTRVTSSNGDNYIILSPVSTEGQLLQPVYHDRTGSIGHLYQTRPRGPNVLHDSCLGSLQRPFTRQISTLPPPLSSTSSALPRNYGNYQNCTIVQSHVPCSGYGTYVTMAPKTVIFPIFVQPLDLCSPDRALLMSEEMILHQADLLPAKVTVLIYTDLLLLTREDEAGRCNVLQSPVFLNTLKLREALSEPLHLYFLQSAPSRRRLFSLEAFSIEQKVRVSLCLHDNIQPQLVTTEATHTQQLSDLPSDFGFLSLGQSDPLYCPSSPYSSLCDSLRPPSPSSYSPSAPFSSSTLPPAPVSLLSPYSSSPPSRNIISSAQLLPSPHRPSSTLRSPIWKERAGAEEEEERRKRRREEEEVEERQQGEGESASETSENAGGVGGRGFLLSPHHFNMNQESDRDEEEEKFIFRPPVLRRSLSEGSLLREPRSPHFLSDSTIHRLTRPVNFDLSPNSSPTSRAPSPHTLRKQLTGEGGSLHQMLMLLNGTKAGEPRNRQLKKKTLAADVRSRLAFLRMWKNGAGVHGSSLEKALKNNRPSAKEVLRWAESLESLLSNQYGLTVFRHFLRSEFSEENLDFWLAVERFKKTRPSNKMAARAAKIYDHFISTTASRQVNVDSAIREATNQSLRLGVSSASFQLAQEQIFNLMETDSYPRFLKSRLYTQLASHNTEQRIRPTRDEGLI, from the exons GCCCTGTGATGGAGCTGTCCTCCACCTGCACCAGGAGGCCCAGCAGCCATtcaggaagaggggggagggaagGAGAGGAGACTGTAAGGAGAACAGAGACCCTCGGGATAATCTGCAGAGGAAGAGAAGGGACCGGAGAGG GGCTCAGACCACAAACCAGTTCACACCTACTTCTGTTTTTCGGTGTGGCAGCGAGATCCAGATCCGCAGAGCTGAAATCCGAGTGGCTCTAATCAGGAAGACCCGGATTCAGACTGGGTCGAGCGGATTAGACCCGGTTCAGGGTCTGACTGAGCCACAGCGGGACCAGCAACCAGCCCAGAGCACATGGGTCAGAACCCTGTCCGAG GTTAGACCCGGGTCCATGGGGAGCATTCCTGAGACCAGGACCAGAAGGAGGAAGAAGGTCCAGCCGTCTGCGTTCAGAGGCAGAG GTCAGCTGCGACTGTCAGTCACCAGAGAGCTGCAACAGCTGATCATTCACA TCCATGAGGCCAGAGGGCTGATGGGACAATCCCAGAGATCATGTGACTCCTATGTGAAG CTGGCCCTGACCTATGACCTGCAACGCAGCATCAGGATTAAAACTGACACGGTCTACAACAACAAGAACCCAAAATACGAGTGCCGCTTTAAGCT gtgGATCAGAGGAGAGTTCATGCCGAGCAGGTTGCTGGTTTCAGTGTTCAGACGACCTGCTGACAACAG GTGTGTCCATCTCCTCAGGCGCAGTCAGCTGATTGGCTGTATGAGCTTCAGGATTGGCTCTCTCGTCTCATCCTGTGAG CCCCTCAATGGTTGGTTCTACCTCTTGGCGGAGGAGTATGGGTGGAGCAAACACCTGAGAGTGACATCACACAGAAGCAAACCAACAAGAAGCTCTGAAGAGGCGTGTGTGGACATCAGAG CAGACCTTCGGAGGACTCCGGACTCCACCCCTGATTCTGACCTGAACCACATCGTTGATGCGGCTTCCTCCACCGGTGCGTCCACGGCCAGCCTGACAAAGTCCACCTCCACCAGTGCCACCAGCACCAGCGGGCCAAAAGACCTGATCTCCAGCCTCCACTCTGAGGTCACCAGCTACAGCAGCCACGCCTCCACACTGTACACCAACACCAGCCAGCAGTACGCTGGCCGAGACGGCAGCGCTATGCAGCGAATGGAG GTGAGCATCGCTCGAGGAAAAGATGGATTCGGTTTCACCATCTGCTCTGACTGCCCGGTCAGAGTGCAGGCGGTAGATCCAG GCGGTCCGGCTCATCAATCTGGACTCCGTCAGGGAGACTCGGTCCTGCAGCTCAATGGGCTTCCTGTAGAGACCTGGAAGTGCGTCGACCTTGCCCATGCCATCAG GAGCTGTCAGTCTCAGATTGTGTTGGTGGTGTGGAGAAGTTTACCTGAGGTCCGGTCAGCATGTGACGCTATGctccgcccacacacacacagcgcg ACGACAGGCAGGAAGTTGCTGTCTAACCCCACCCAAAGCAAACAAGACCGCAAATGGGGTCAGGGGTCAGGGGTCCGGGCCAGTTTGGGAGCTCTAGGTTCTCTATGGAGGGATAGaaatgaggacagggaggaagaggaagaggaggaagaccaGGAGATGTACACACCTCACACCACCACCCTGAAGGGCACACGTGTGACATCATCAAATGGAGACAATTACATCATCCTGTCACCTGTCAGCACAGAAGGGCAG CTGCTGCAACCAGTTTATCACGACAGGACTGGGTCGATCG GACATCTGTACCAGACTCGCCCCAGAGGTCCGAACGTCCTCCACGACTCGTGTTTGGGGTCGTTACAGAGACCTTTTACCAGGCAAATCTCCACCCTGCCTCCACCTCTTTCCTCCACATCTTCGGCCCTGCCCAGAAACTATGGCAACTACCAGAATTGCACCATCGTTCAGTCACATGTGCCCTGCTCAGGATATGGAACCTACGTCACCATGGCGCCCAAAACCGTCATCTTCCCTATTTTCGTCCAG ccTCTCGATCTCTGCAGTCCAGACAGAGCGCTGCTGATGTCTGAAGAGATGATCCTGCACCAAGCCGACCTGCTGCCTGCAAAG gtgaccGTGTTGATCTACACTGACCTGCTGCTACTTACCAgagaggatgaagctggacgCTGTAACGTCCTGCAGAGTCCGGTGTTCCTGAACACATTGAAGCTCAGAGAGG ctcTGTCGGAGCCGCTCCACCTGTACTTCCTGCAGAGCGCTCCGAGCCGCCGCCGCCTCTTCAGCCTGGAGGCGTTCAGCATCGAGCAGAAGGTCCGAGTCAGCCTGTGTCTCCACGATAACATCCAGCCGCAGCTCGTCACCACGGAGGCCACACACACCCAGCAG cTGTCAGACCTCCCCTCAGACTTTGGCTTCCTCTCTCTCGGGCAGTCTGACCCCCTCTATTGTCCTTCATCTCCTTACTCTTCGCTCTGTGACTCCCTTAGACCTCCCTCCCCATCTTCTTACTCCCCCAGTGctcccttctcctcctccactcTTCCTCCTGCTCCCGTCTCCCTTCTCTCTCCCTACTCCTCCTCACCACCTTCCAggaacatcatctcctcagcTCAGCTCCTCCCTTCACCTCACCGTCCCTCCTCCACTCTAAGGAGTCCTATCTGGAAGGAGAGAGCAGgagcagaagaggaagaggagaggaggaagaggagacgggaggaagaggaggtggaggagcgGCAACAGGGGGAGGGGGAGAGTGCCTCAGAGACTTCAGAGAACGCGGGTGGTGTCGGGGGGCGGGGCTTCCTGCTCAGCCCTCACCACTTCAACATGAACCAGGAGAGTGACCGTgacgaggaggaagagaagtttATCTTCAGACCACCAG TCCTACGTCGCTCGCTCTCCGAGGGTTCTCTGCTGCGAGAACCTCGATCGCCCCACTTCCTGTCCGACAGCACCATCCACCGCCTCACCCGTCCTGTGAACTTTGACCTCAGCCCCAACTCGAGCCCCACCTCCCGAGCCCCCTCCCCCCACACTCTGAGGAAGCAGCTGACCGGAGAGGGGGGGTCTCTGCACCAAATGCTGATGCTGCTCAACGGGACCAAG gctgGAGAACCCAGAAACCGACAGCTGAAGAAGAAAACTCT AGCAGCTGATGTTCGAAGCCGCCTGGCGTTTCTGCGAATGTGGAAAAATGGCGCTGGTGTCCATGGAAGCAGTTTGGAGAAAGCGCTGAAAAATAACAG acCGTCTGCAAAGGAGGTGCTGAGGTGGGCGGAGAGTCTGGAGTCCCTGCTGTCCAATCAGT ATGGTCTGACGGTGTTCCGTCACTTCCTGAGGTCAGAGTTCAGTGAAGAGAACCTGGACTTCTGGTTGGCTGTGGAGAGGTTTAAAAAGACACGTCCCTCCAACAAGATGGCTGCCAGAGCTGCAAAAATCTACGACCACTTTATTTCTACGACTGCATCGAGACAG GTCAATGTGGACTCTGCCATCAGAGAGGCAACCAATCAGAGCCTGCGCCTTGGCGTTAGCTCCGCCTCCTTCCAACTGGCGCAGGAGCAGATTTTCAACCTGATGGAGACGGACAGTTACCCACGATTCCTCAAGTCCCGCCTCTACACCCAGCTGGCCAGTCACAACACAGAGCAGCGGATCCGACCAACCAGAGACGAGGGGTTGATCTGA
- the LOC113033424 gene encoding regulator of G-protein signaling 3-like isoform X5 encodes MDSASLCSRKRPCDGAVLHLHQEAQQPFRKRGEGRRGDCKENRDPRDNLQRKRRDRRGEIQIRRAEIRVALIRKTRIQTGSSGLDPVQGLTEPQRDQQPAQSTWVRTLSEVRPGSMGSIPETRTRRRKKVQPSAFRGRGQLRLSVTRELQQLIIHIHEARGLMGQSQRSCDSYVKLALTYDLQRSIRIKTDTVYNNKNPKYECRFKLWIRGEFMPSRLLVSVFRRPADNRCVHLLRRSQLIGCMSFRIGSLVSSCEPLNGWFYLLAEEYGWSKHLRVTSHRSKPTRSSEEACVDIRADLRRTPDSTPDSDLNHIVDAASSTGASTASLTKSTSTSATSTSGPKDLISSLHSEVTSYSSHASTLYTNTSQQYAGRDGSAMQRMEVSIARGKDGFGFTICSDCPVRVQAVDPGGPAHQSGLRQGDSVLQLNGLPVETWKCVDLAHAIRSCQSQIVLVVWRSLPEVRSACDAMLRPHTHSATTGRKLLSNPTQSKQDRKWGQGSGVRASLGALGSLWRDRNEDREEEEEEEDQEMYTPHTTTLKGTRVTSSNGDNYIILSPVSTEGQLLQPVYHDRTGSIGHLYQTRPRGPNVLHDSCLGSLQRPFTRQISTLPPPLSSTSSALPRNYGNYQNCTIVQSHVPCSGYGTYVTMAPKTVIFPIFVQPLDLCSPDRALLMSEEMILHQADLLPAKVTVLIYTDLLLLTREDEAGRCNVLQSPVFLNTLKLREALSEPLHLYFLQSAPSRRRLFSLEAFSIEQKVRVSLCLHDNIQPQLVTTEATHTQQLSDLPSDFGFLSLGQSDPLYCPSSPYSSLCDSLRPPSPSSYSPSAPFSSSTLPPAPVSLLSPYSSSPPSRNIISSAQLLPSPHRPSSTLRSPIWKERAGAEEEEERRKRRREEEEVEERQQGEGESASETSENAGGVGGRGFLLSPHHFNMNQESDRDEEEEKFIFRPPVLRRSLSEGSLLREPRSPHFLSDSTIHRLTRPVNFDLSPNSSPTSRAPSPHTLRKQLTGEGGSLHQMLMLLNGTKAGEPRNRQLKKKTLAADVRSRLAFLRMWKNGAGVHGSSLEKALKNNRPSAKEVLRWAESLESLLSNQYGLTVFRHFLRSEFSEENLDFWLAVERFKKTRPSNKMAARAAKIYDHFISTTASRQVNVDSAIREATNQSLRLGVSSASFQLAQEQIFNLMETDSYPRFLKSRLYTQLASHNTEQRIRPTRDEGLI; translated from the exons GCCCTGTGATGGAGCTGTCCTCCACCTGCACCAGGAGGCCCAGCAGCCATtcaggaagaggggggagggaagGAGAGGAGACTGTAAGGAGAACAGAGACCCTCGGGATAATCTGCAGAGGAAGAGAAGGGACCGGAGAGG CGAGATCCAGATCCGCAGAGCTGAAATCCGAGTGGCTCTAATCAGGAAGACCCGGATTCAGACTGGGTCGAGCGGATTAGACCCGGTTCAGGGTCTGACTGAGCCACAGCGGGACCAGCAACCAGCCCAGAGCACATGGGTCAGAACCCTGTCCGAG GTTAGACCCGGGTCCATGGGGAGCATTCCTGAGACCAGGACCAGAAGGAGGAAGAAGGTCCAGCCGTCTGCGTTCAGAGGCAGAG GTCAGCTGCGACTGTCAGTCACCAGAGAGCTGCAACAGCTGATCATTCACA TCCATGAGGCCAGAGGGCTGATGGGACAATCCCAGAGATCATGTGACTCCTATGTGAAG CTGGCCCTGACCTATGACCTGCAACGCAGCATCAGGATTAAAACTGACACGGTCTACAACAACAAGAACCCAAAATACGAGTGCCGCTTTAAGCT gtgGATCAGAGGAGAGTTCATGCCGAGCAGGTTGCTGGTTTCAGTGTTCAGACGACCTGCTGACAACAG GTGTGTCCATCTCCTCAGGCGCAGTCAGCTGATTGGCTGTATGAGCTTCAGGATTGGCTCTCTCGTCTCATCCTGTGAG CCCCTCAATGGTTGGTTCTACCTCTTGGCGGAGGAGTATGGGTGGAGCAAACACCTGAGAGTGACATCACACAGAAGCAAACCAACAAGAAGCTCTGAAGAGGCGTGTGTGGACATCAGAG CAGACCTTCGGAGGACTCCGGACTCCACCCCTGATTCTGACCTGAACCACATCGTTGATGCGGCTTCCTCCACCGGTGCGTCCACGGCCAGCCTGACAAAGTCCACCTCCACCAGTGCCACCAGCACCAGCGGGCCAAAAGACCTGATCTCCAGCCTCCACTCTGAGGTCACCAGCTACAGCAGCCACGCCTCCACACTGTACACCAACACCAGCCAGCAGTACGCTGGCCGAGACGGCAGCGCTATGCAGCGAATGGAG GTGAGCATCGCTCGAGGAAAAGATGGATTCGGTTTCACCATCTGCTCTGACTGCCCGGTCAGAGTGCAGGCGGTAGATCCAG GCGGTCCGGCTCATCAATCTGGACTCCGTCAGGGAGACTCGGTCCTGCAGCTCAATGGGCTTCCTGTAGAGACCTGGAAGTGCGTCGACCTTGCCCATGCCATCAG GAGCTGTCAGTCTCAGATTGTGTTGGTGGTGTGGAGAAGTTTACCTGAGGTCCGGTCAGCATGTGACGCTATGctccgcccacacacacacagcgcg ACGACAGGCAGGAAGTTGCTGTCTAACCCCACCCAAAGCAAACAAGACCGCAAATGGGGTCAGGGGTCAGGGGTCCGGGCCAGTTTGGGAGCTCTAGGTTCTCTATGGAGGGATAGaaatgaggacagggaggaagaggaagaggaggaagaccaGGAGATGTACACACCTCACACCACCACCCTGAAGGGCACACGTGTGACATCATCAAATGGAGACAATTACATCATCCTGTCACCTGTCAGCACAGAAGGGCAG CTGCTGCAACCAGTTTATCACGACAGGACTGGGTCGATCG GACATCTGTACCAGACTCGCCCCAGAGGTCCGAACGTCCTCCACGACTCGTGTTTGGGGTCGTTACAGAGACCTTTTACCAGGCAAATCTCCACCCTGCCTCCACCTCTTTCCTCCACATCTTCGGCCCTGCCCAGAAACTATGGCAACTACCAGAATTGCACCATCGTTCAGTCACATGTGCCCTGCTCAGGATATGGAACCTACGTCACCATGGCGCCCAAAACCGTCATCTTCCCTATTTTCGTCCAG ccTCTCGATCTCTGCAGTCCAGACAGAGCGCTGCTGATGTCTGAAGAGATGATCCTGCACCAAGCCGACCTGCTGCCTGCAAAG gtgaccGTGTTGATCTACACTGACCTGCTGCTACTTACCAgagaggatgaagctggacgCTGTAACGTCCTGCAGAGTCCGGTGTTCCTGAACACATTGAAGCTCAGAGAGG ctcTGTCGGAGCCGCTCCACCTGTACTTCCTGCAGAGCGCTCCGAGCCGCCGCCGCCTCTTCAGCCTGGAGGCGTTCAGCATCGAGCAGAAGGTCCGAGTCAGCCTGTGTCTCCACGATAACATCCAGCCGCAGCTCGTCACCACGGAGGCCACACACACCCAGCAG cTGTCAGACCTCCCCTCAGACTTTGGCTTCCTCTCTCTCGGGCAGTCTGACCCCCTCTATTGTCCTTCATCTCCTTACTCTTCGCTCTGTGACTCCCTTAGACCTCCCTCCCCATCTTCTTACTCCCCCAGTGctcccttctcctcctccactcTTCCTCCTGCTCCCGTCTCCCTTCTCTCTCCCTACTCCTCCTCACCACCTTCCAggaacatcatctcctcagcTCAGCTCCTCCCTTCACCTCACCGTCCCTCCTCCACTCTAAGGAGTCCTATCTGGAAGGAGAGAGCAGgagcagaagaggaagaggagaggaggaagaggagacgggaggaagaggaggtggaggagcgGCAACAGGGGGAGGGGGAGAGTGCCTCAGAGACTTCAGAGAACGCGGGTGGTGTCGGGGGGCGGGGCTTCCTGCTCAGCCCTCACCACTTCAACATGAACCAGGAGAGTGACCGTgacgaggaggaagagaagtttATCTTCAGACCACCAG TCCTACGTCGCTCGCTCTCCGAGGGTTCTCTGCTGCGAGAACCTCGATCGCCCCACTTCCTGTCCGACAGCACCATCCACCGCCTCACCCGTCCTGTGAACTTTGACCTCAGCCCCAACTCGAGCCCCACCTCCCGAGCCCCCTCCCCCCACACTCTGAGGAAGCAGCTGACCGGAGAGGGGGGGTCTCTGCACCAAATGCTGATGCTGCTCAACGGGACCAAG gctgGAGAACCCAGAAACCGACAGCTGAAGAAGAAAACTCT AGCAGCTGATGTTCGAAGCCGCCTGGCGTTTCTGCGAATGTGGAAAAATGGCGCTGGTGTCCATGGAAGCAGTTTGGAGAAAGCGCTGAAAAATAACAG acCGTCTGCAAAGGAGGTGCTGAGGTGGGCGGAGAGTCTGGAGTCCCTGCTGTCCAATCAGT ATGGTCTGACGGTGTTCCGTCACTTCCTGAGGTCAGAGTTCAGTGAAGAGAACCTGGACTTCTGGTTGGCTGTGGAGAGGTTTAAAAAGACACGTCCCTCCAACAAGATGGCTGCCAGAGCTGCAAAAATCTACGACCACTTTATTTCTACGACTGCATCGAGACAG GTCAATGTGGACTCTGCCATCAGAGAGGCAACCAATCAGAGCCTGCGCCTTGGCGTTAGCTCCGCCTCCTTCCAACTGGCGCAGGAGCAGATTTTCAACCTGATGGAGACGGACAGTTACCCACGATTCCTCAAGTCCCGCCTCTACACCCAGCTGGCCAGTCACAACACAGAGCAGCGGATCCGACCAACCAGAGACGAGGGGTTGATCTGA